A single genomic interval of Streptomyces sp. 1222.5 harbors:
- a CDS encoding response regulator transcription factor, translating to MTIRVLIADDQMMVREGFSVLLNAMPDIEVVGEAVNGREAVDRVRELAPDVVLMDIRMPELNGIEATREIVAADAAAKVLVLTTFDLDEYVYQALRAGASGFLLKDASARQLADGVRVVASGEALLAPSVTKRLISEFSRLSEAPRLLPAGAQAAYGELTDRETEVLVLIAQGLSNAEIAERLVVAESTIKTHVSRILVKLGLRDRTQAAVFAYEARLVTPG from the coding sequence ATGACGATCCGTGTACTGATCGCGGACGACCAGATGATGGTCCGCGAGGGATTCTCGGTCCTGCTGAACGCGATGCCGGACATCGAGGTCGTCGGCGAGGCCGTCAACGGCCGGGAGGCGGTGGACCGGGTCCGTGAACTGGCCCCGGACGTGGTCCTGATGGACATCCGCATGCCCGAGCTGAACGGCATCGAGGCGACCCGGGAGATCGTCGCGGCGGACGCGGCGGCGAAGGTGCTCGTGCTGACCACGTTCGACCTGGACGAGTACGTGTACCAGGCGCTGCGGGCGGGCGCCTCCGGCTTCCTGCTGAAGGACGCCTCCGCCCGGCAGCTCGCCGACGGGGTGCGGGTGGTGGCGTCGGGGGAGGCCCTCCTCGCGCCCTCGGTCACCAAACGGCTGATCTCCGAGTTCTCGCGGCTGTCCGAGGCGCCGCGCCTGCTTCCGGCGGGGGCGCAGGCGGCCTACGGCGAACTGACCGATCGCGAGACGGAGGTGCTGGTGCTGATCGCCCAGGGCCTGTCCAACGCGGAGATCGCCGAGCGGCTGGTGGTGGCGGAGTCGACGATCAAGACCCATGTCAGCCGCATCCTGGTCAAGCTCGGCCTCCGCGACCGCACCCAGGCGGCGGTCTTCGCCTACGAGGCCCGCCTGGTGACACCGGGCTGA